A DNA window from Drosophila biarmipes strain raj3 chromosome 2R, RU_DBia_V1.1, whole genome shotgun sequence contains the following coding sequences:
- the LOC108022312 gene encoding uncharacterized protein LOC108022312 has protein sequence MSFQSYLGILVLALLAPSAIKAYGDQSRYRLFLQSDQALKTISSQLVSQAIELVDYVVEDLLVLDSQNSVLLGYLDRFDAFTAVNESYTEEKLNAFYGVVEDYLDSDTTGDPLRTSSIETQLLALCLQRNGFDRWKRTAQTRTAQLQKLVYRKLKKHLESIDREDRLVVERRWRRILTRGGPRRLEKLREFVKWLGRFRD, from the exons ATGAGCTTTCAGAGTTACCTGGGAATTTTGGTCTTGGCATTG CTTGCCCCTTCAGCGATAAAAGCCTATGGAGATCAAAGTCGCTATAGATTGTTTTTACAGTCGGATCAGGCCCTGAAAACCATAAGCTCTCAGCTGGTTTCCCAGGCAATTGAACTGGTGGACTATGTAGTGGAAGATCTTCTGGTCTTGGACTCCCAGAACTCGGTTCTCCTGGGGTATTTGGATCGTTTTGATGCCTTTACAGCCGTAAATGAGAGTTACACAGAGGAGAAGCTGAATGCCTTTTACGGCGTGGTAGAGGACTATCTCGACTCGGATACCACAGGAGATCCCCTGAGAACCTCCAGCATTGAGACCCAGTTGCTTGCCCTCTGCCTGCAGCGCAATGGATTCGATCGCTGGAAGCGAACTGCCCAAACCAGAACCGCCCAACTTCAGAAGTTGGTTTACAGAAAGCTGAAGAAACACCTGGAATCCATTGATAGAGAGGATCGCTTGGTCGTGGAGCGCCGCTGGAGAAGGATCCTGACTCGCGGAGGACCCCGAAGATTGGAGAAGCTCAGGGAGTTCGTCAAATGGCTGGGCAGGTTCAGAGACTAG